One stretch of Glycine soja cultivar W05 chromosome 7, ASM419377v2, whole genome shotgun sequence DNA includes these proteins:
- the LOC114418361 gene encoding protein ABIL1-like yields MEFEHPTATPLNSAMTYDEASMERSKSFVNALQELKNLRPQLYSAAEYCEKSYLHSEQKQMVLDNLKDYAVRALVNAVDHLGTVAYKLTDLLEQQTLDVSTMDLKVATINQKLLTCQIYTDKEGLRQQQLLAFIPRHHKHYILPNSVNKKVHFSPHIQIDARQNPFQTRTRFQSSGTPAAKTLSWHLASETKSTLKGSSHASPSPNIENPKFSGKASGVFHLLDNEENTWMKSSPAQIHFPNGVSTSSTPMHTLGGTRKDALEGSKPFTTFRSFDNQNRRETVQVPTRSKSMLSAFFVKQKTPKLKASSFL; encoded by the exons ATGGAGTTCGAGCACCCCACCGCGACGCCTCTCAACTCCGCCATGACCTACGACGAAGCCTCCATGGAGCGCAGCAAGAGCTTCGTCAACGCCTTGCAG GAACTTAAGAACCTGAGGCCTCAACTTTATTCTGCTGCAGAATACTGTGAAAAATCTTATCTCCATAGTGAACAGAAACAAAT GGTACTTGACAACCTGAAAGACTATGCTGTAAGAGCCCTTGTGAATGCTGTTGACCATCTAGGAACGGTTGCATACAAGTTAACTGACCTTCTTGAGCAGCAAACATTGGATGTCTCAACTATGGATTTGAAGGTCGCTACCATAAATCAG AAACTTCTTACATGCCAAATTTACACTGATAAAGAAGGCCTACGGCAGCAGCAATTGTTGGCTTTCATTCCCAGACATCATAAGCACTACATTTTGCCAA ATTCTGTCAATAAAAAGGTACATTTCAGTCCTCACATACAGATTGATGCAAGACAGAATCCATTTCAAACCAGAACCCGTTTTCAATCTTCAG GTACCCCTGCAGCCAAAACTCTTTCATGGCATTTAGCATCAGAGACAAAGTCTACCTTAAAAGGGTCTTCACATGCTTCCCCTTCCCCAAA CATTGAGAACCCAAAGTTTTCTGGCAAGGCCTCTGGAGTTTTCCATCTCTTAG ATAATGAAGAGAACACCTGGATGAAATCCTCACCAGCACAAATTCACTTTCCAAATGGAGTTTCTACTTCTAGTACACCCATGCATACTTTAGGTGGTACACGCAAG GATGCATTGGAAGGTTCCAAACCATTCACAACATTCAGGTCATTTGACAACCAAAATCGGCGAGAGACGGTCCAAGTTCCTACTCGTAGCAAAAGTATGCTATCAGCTTTCTTTGTGAAGCAGAAAACACCAAAGTTGAAAGCCAGTTCTTTCTTATGA